CAATGATTTTCAGTCACTATGCAGAAGCACCAAAATCAGTTGCTGAAGCAATTATCAAAAAAGCAGGTAAATAGTATTAATTTATAGTTTATTTCAAATATTATATTAAAATAATATGTGAATATGTCCGCCCCTACGGGGGCGGTTAAGATACTAGAAAGTAAATCTAATATCGCTATATAAAAAGATTTTTTAAGGAGAAATTACAAAATGGCAAAAGAAGCATTTGATCGTAGTTTACCTCACGTTAACATTGGAACAATTGGACACGTTGACCACGGTAAAACTACTTTAACAGCTGCAATTACTAAAGTTTTGGCAGCAGAAGGTGGAGCAGAATTTAAAGATTATGCAAACATCGATAACGCACCAGAAGAAAGAGAACGTGGAATTACAATTAACACTTCTCACGTTGAATATAAAACTAAAAGCAGACACTACGCACACGTAGATTGTCCAGGACACGCCGATTATGTTAAAAACATGATTACTGGTGCTGCACAAATGGATGGAGCAATCTTAGTTGTTGCTGCAACTGACGGACCAATGCCACAAACACGTGAACACATCTTGTTATCACGTCAAGTTGGAGTACCTCGTATGGTAGTTTTCTTGAACAAATGTGATATGGTTCAAGATGAAGAATTAATTGATTTAGTTGAAATGGAAGTTCGTGACTTATTAACAGCTTACGAATTTGACGGAGATAATGCACCAGTTATCCGTGGATCAGCTTTAGGAGCATTAAACGGAGAAGAAAAATGAGTTAATTCAGTTAAAGAATTAATGGATGCAGTTGATACATACATCCCAACTCCTGAAAGAGATTCAGCAAAACCATTCTTAATGCCTGTTGAAGACGTATTTACAATCACAGGACGTGGAACTGTTGCTACTGGACGTGTTGAACGTGGAACTGTAAAAGTTAACGAAGAAATTGAAATCGTTGGTTTACATGAAGCAGCAACAAAATCAGTTGTTACTGGATTAGAAATGTTTAGAAAATTATTAGACTTTGCTGAAGCAGGGGATAATGTTGGAGCATTACTACGTGGAGTTGATCGTGAATCAATCGAACGTGGACAAGTTTTAGCAAAACCAGGAACAATTAAACCTCACACTAAATTAAAAGCATCAGTTTATGCTTTAACTAGTGAAGAAGGTGGACGTCATAAACCATTCTTTAACAATTACCGTCCTCAATTCTACTTCCGTACAACTGACGTTACTGGAGAAGTGACTTTACCAGCCGGAACAGACATGGTTATGCCTGGAGATAATGTAGAAATTGAAATTTCATTAATTAAACCAGTTGCTATTGAGCAAGGAACAAAATTCTCAATCCGTGAAGGTGGAAGAACTATTGGTGCTGGAACAGTTATTGCTGTTGAAGCTTAATCATTGATTTAATTAAAAATCAAAAAGAACTTTTAAAGTTCTTTTTTTATTTTTTTGATATAAATATATTTGGTAAAATTAAACTATTAAAGGTTGGATGCTAAAATGAAATTTAAAATATTAATTAAGCAATCATTTCGAGATTTTAGATCCAAAATTATTATTTATTTAACTTTTACAGTTTTTTTAATCATTGTTTTATCAATGGTTGTTGGACTCTTTTCTTTTTCTTGAAATTTTAGCAATGAAGCAAGTAATATTAATTCGAATAAACACATTAATTCTTCAATTTCAACAATTCAGTATCGTTTACAAGAAGACGAAGGTATCGGTGACACTGATG
The sequence above is drawn from the Williamsoniiplasma somnilux genome and encodes:
- the tuf gene encoding elongation factor Tu, whose amino-acid sequence is MAKEAFDRSLPHVNIGTIGHVDHGKTTLTAAITKVLAAEGGAEFKDYANIDNAPEERERGITINTSHVEYKTKSRHYAHVDCPGHADYVKNMITGAAQMDGAILVVAATDGPMPQTREHILLSRQVGVPRMVVFLNKCDMVQDEELIDLVEMEVRDLLTAYEFDGDNAPVIRGSALGALNGEEKWVNSVKELMDAVDTYIPTPERDSAKPFLMPVEDVFTITGRGTVATGRVERGTVKVNEEIEIVGLHEAATKSVVTGLEMFRKLLDFAEAGDNVGALLRGVDRESIERGQVLAKPGTIKPHTKLKASVYALTSEEGGRHKPFFNNYRPQFYFRTTDVTGEVTLPAGTDMVMPGDNVEIEISLIKPVAIEQGTKFSIREGGRTIGAGTVIAVEA